The following coding sequences are from one Triplophysa dalaica isolate WHDGS20190420 chromosome 12, ASM1584641v1, whole genome shotgun sequence window:
- the LOC130433509 gene encoding C-X-C chemokine receptor type 3-like: MSFDRKVTLKPTDLDWSPDFNYSYDYNYSGGDVCGPESSMHFDSIFIPVLYTVALIVGLLGNGLVLVVLWRKRRSWNVTDIFILHLSLADVLLLLTLPLRAVEAVRGWSFGTGLCKLTGALFMISLYCGVFMLTCVSLDLYLSIIHAVQMKPMVIHCCCLTIWLFCLLLSIPNWMFLQVLENYIHQDKTECTNLSYLAPSLLYHVVGFTLPAIILIYCFTRILLRLKCGSHYMQKKRALRVILALVLSFLISWMPYNITLIIDTIRNANFSDQTLCDNSTALNRALTVTFALGCLNWCITPVLYAFVGGKFGKHLLV; encoded by the exons ATGTCTTTTGACAGAAAAGTCACCCTTAAACCAACTGATCTTGACTGGTCACCTGATTTCAACTACAGTTATGATTATAACTATTCTGGTGGTGATGTGTGTGGTCCAGAGTCCAGCATGCACTTTGATTCCATTTTTATTCCAGTCCTTTACACTGTGGCGCTGATAGTGGGGCTGTTGGGAAATGGTCTGGTGCTTGTAGTGCTGTGGAGGAAAAGGAGGAGCTGGAATGTCACAGACATCTTCATTCTTCATCTGAGTTTAGCTGATGTTCTGTTGCTGCTGACACTGCCACTGCGGGCAGTAGAGGCGGTGAGAGGATGGAGCTTTGGCACGGGACTCTGCAAACTCACAGGAGCTTTGTTCATG ATCAGTTTGTACTGTGGTGTTTTCATGCTGACCTGCGTCAGTCTTGACCTCTACCTGTCAATCATCCACGCAGTGCAGATGAAGCCCATGGTGATACATTGTTGCTGTCTGACCATCTGGCTTTTCTGTCTACTGCTCTCCATTCCCAACTGGATGTTCCTCCAGGTCTTAGAAAATTATATACATCAAGATAAAACAGAATGTACTAATTTATCCTATCTGGCTCCTAGTCTTCTCTATCATGTGGTGGGCTTCACTCTGCCTGCAATAATCCTTATTTATTGTTTCACTCGCATCCTGCTGCGGTTGAAGTGTGGATCCCATTACATGCAGAAGAAACGGGCCTTGCGTGTCATTTTAGCCCTAGTACTGTCCTTTTTAATCAGCTGGATGCCCTATAATATCACCCTCATCATTGACACTATCAGAAATGCTAATTTCAGTGACCAAACATTGTGTGACAACAGTACAGCACTAAATAGAGCCCTAACAGTTACTTTTGCTTTAGGCTGCCTAAACTGGTGCATCACCCCAGTGCTTTACGCTTTCGTAGGCGGAAAGTTTGGGAAGCACCTGCTGgtttaa